From a single Crocosphaera sp. UHCC 0190 genomic region:
- a CDS encoding DUF6887 family protein, whose translation MKPNFEEMTNKELIAYALAHRDDLEALQMLYQRRTPDEEATWYPAVTMPDGTPIEANIHIMETAIKKRIEQSN comes from the coding sequence ATGAAACCGAATTTTGAAGAAATGACGAATAAAGAATTAATTGCCTATGCTTTAGCTCATCGTGATGATCTTGAAGCGTTACAAATGCTTTATCAACGTCGTACCCCTGATGAGGAAGCGACTTGGTATCCTGCGGTAACAATGCCTGATGGTACTCCTATTGAAGCAAATATTCATATTATGGAAACAGCGATTAAAAAGCGTATTGAACAAAGTAATTAG
- a CDS encoding DUF6888 family protein yields MPDYKKAINPTNEQAQGSLRVCQMLSNTYRDIQLFRYDPETQVVFIFAGEELQIVVLPNGQWRFLNETEF; encoded by the coding sequence ATTCCAGACTATAAAAAAGCCATTAATCCTACTAACGAACAAGCTCAAGGGTCTTTGCGTGTCTGTCAGATGTTGTCTAATACTTATCGAGACATTCAATTATTCCGTTATGATCCCGAAACACAAGTTGTTTTTATTTTTGCAGGGGAAGAACTGCAAATTGTTGTACTTCCTAATGGACAATGGAGATTTTTAAATGAAACCGAATTTTGA
- the pheT gene encoding phenylalanine--tRNA ligase subunit beta: MKISVNWLRELVNVTLTPEELADILTIAGLEVEEIEDRRQWADGVVIGKITDRQPHPNADKLSVCQVDIGAETPLNIVCGAPNAKADIYVAVATMGTYLPKIDLKIKPAKLRGVKSEGMICSLAEVGLTKESAGIHIFDEDNLKLGADARPFLGLDDVILDIYPTANRADAMSMIGVAREVAALTGGELNLPQPAKTPLPKKQTYPLTITVLEKNACPAYIGTVIEGVKIAPSPEWLKKRLEAAGVRPINNVVDITNLILLEWGQPLHAFDLQRLETVAGNKKSLTVGVRFSQEKETLKTLDGQDRTLKPVNLLITANDTPVAIAGVMGGEETEVYEGTKNILLEAALFEQVTIRRSSRGQSLRSEASTRYERGINQSELELACQRAISLITELAGGTPITQAIADNRPDLSTQSIILRLERIHQVLGPIKKGDEITQIAADDVERILTNLGCQLSPVKNRTNVWSVSVPSYRYRDLEREIDLIEEVARLYGYDHFCDELPDKTEAGGLSLEDQTQRKVREVFRAVGLTELVQYSLVKPEGAQVVLANPLFAEYSALRTNLFDGLIDAFAYNQSQGNGALNGFEIGRVFRRIDGEIHEQDNLAGIMGGDFLPQGRWTRSGKPNPMIWYEAKGILDSIFQRLGLVVEYQPDSQDQRLHPGRTASLWLNGKRLGTFGQIHPQLRQQRDLIDAVYAFELDFNCLLNALNKDNLLTPHFQPYSAYPAVERDLAFFASLKVTVGELTKTMNKAGGNLLAGVELFDDYQGKNVPEGQRSLAFSLVYRSGDRTLTDEDVEPVHDKIRQTLVKEFDVTLRS, translated from the coding sequence ATGAAGATTTCCGTTAACTGGCTACGGGAACTCGTTAACGTCACCCTCACCCCTGAAGAATTAGCCGATATTTTAACCATCGCGGGGCTAGAAGTCGAAGAAATAGAAGATCGCCGTCAATGGGCCGATGGGGTTGTGATCGGTAAAATCACAGATCGCCAACCTCACCCCAACGCCGATAAATTAAGCGTCTGTCAAGTGGATATTGGCGCAGAAACCCCCTTAAATATCGTTTGCGGGGCCCCCAACGCGAAAGCCGATATTTATGTGGCCGTCGCCACTATGGGAACCTATTTACCCAAAATTGACCTAAAAATCAAACCGGCCAAACTGCGGGGCGTTAAGTCAGAAGGCATGATCTGTTCCTTAGCAGAAGTGGGTTTAACCAAAGAATCTGCCGGAATTCATATTTTTGACGAGGATAACCTAAAATTAGGGGCAGATGCTCGGCCCTTCCTGGGTTTAGATGATGTAATCTTGGACATTTACCCCACCGCTAACCGGGCCGACGCGATGAGTATGATCGGGGTAGCGAGAGAAGTGGCTGCCTTAACCGGAGGGGAATTAAACTTACCCCAACCCGCCAAAACTCCCTTACCCAAAAAACAGACTTATCCTCTAACAATAACCGTTCTTGAAAAAAATGCTTGTCCTGCTTACATTGGAACCGTCATTGAAGGGGTAAAAATCGCCCCCTCTCCTGAATGGTTAAAAAAGCGACTTGAAGCGGCCGGTGTCCGTCCTATTAACAATGTAGTAGACATTACTAACTTAATTTTGTTGGAATGGGGGCAACCCCTTCACGCTTTTGATCTGCAACGCTTAGAAACCGTTGCAGGAAACAAAAAATCCTTAACCGTAGGGGTCAGATTTTCCCAAGAAAAGGAAACCTTAAAAACCCTTGACGGCCAAGACAGAACCCTGAAACCTGTTAACCTATTGATTACCGCTAATGATACCCCTGTAGCGATCGCCGGAGTTATGGGAGGAGAGGAAACAGAAGTCTATGAAGGAACCAAAAACATCCTCTTAGAAGCAGCTTTATTTGAACAAGTTACGATCCGTCGTTCCTCACGGGGTCAAAGTTTACGCAGTGAAGCTTCCACCAGATATGAACGAGGAATCAATCAATCTGAGTTAGAATTAGCCTGTCAACGGGCCATTTCCCTAATTACGGAATTAGCGGGCGGAACCCCCATTACCCAAGCGATCGCAGATAACCGTCCCGATCTATCCACCCAATCAATTATTCTACGGTTAGAACGGATTCATCAGGTCTTAGGCCCCATCAAAAAAGGCGATGAGATTACCCAAATTGCGGCTGATGATGTAGAACGCATTTTAACAAACTTAGGCTGTCAATTAAGCCCCGTTAAAAACCGAACGAACGTTTGGTCGGTTTCTGTTCCTTCCTACCGCTACCGAGACTTAGAACGAGAAATTGATCTCATTGAAGAAGTGGCCCGTCTTTACGGTTACGATCATTTTTGTGATGAACTTCCCGACAAAACCGAAGCAGGGGGACTGTCTCTCGAAGATCAAACCCAACGCAAAGTTAGAGAAGTTTTCCGCGCCGTTGGCCTCACAGAATTAGTACAATATTCCTTAGTCAAACCAGAAGGGGCCCAGGTTGTCTTAGCAAACCCCCTATTTGCGGAATATTCTGCCCTCAGAACTAATCTTTTTGATGGTTTAATAGATGCTTTTGCTTATAACCAGTCCCAAGGAAACGGGGCCCTCAATGGCTTTGAAATTGGGCGTGTTTTCCGCCGTATTGACGGAGAAATTCACGAACAGGATAATTTGGCGGGAATTATGGGGGGTGACTTTTTACCCCAAGGCCGCTGGACAAGAAGTGGTAAACCTAACCCCATGATTTGGTATGAGGCCAAAGGTATTTTGGACAGTATCTTTCAGAGGTTAGGGTTAGTCGTGGAATATCAACCCGATAGTCAAGACCAACGGTTACACCCTGGCAGAACCGCATCTTTATGGTTAAATGGAAAGCGGTTAGGTACTTTCGGTCAAATTCATCCCCAACTGCGGCAACAACGGGATTTAATTGATGCAGTTTATGCCTTTGAATTAGACTTCAATTGTCTTTTAAATGCCCTCAATAAAGATAATTTATTAACCCCTCATTTCCAACCCTATTCTGCTTATCCCGCAGTGGAAAGAGATTTGGCCTTTTTTGCTTCCCTTAAAGTGACTGTGGGAGAATTGACCAAAACAATGAATAAAGCAGGAGGAAATTTATTGGCCGGGGTAGAATTATTTGATGATTATCAGGGTAAAAACGTCCCCGAAGGACAAAGAAGTTTAGCCTTTAGTTTAGTTTATCGTTCAGGCGATCGCACCTTAACGGATGAGGATGTTGAACCTGTCCACGATAAGATTCGTCAAACCTTGGTTAAAGAATTTGATGTCACCCTTCGTAGTTAA
- a CDS encoding YciI family protein, with protein MPKYILFGNYCENALEKRTPYRQDHLDGLQKQKDAGILITLGPTKDNTKVFGIYEAENSEKVKELIENDPYWKNGIWTDYEVKEWIQAF; from the coding sequence ATGCCGAAATACATTTTATTTGGTAACTATTGCGAAAACGCTTTAGAAAAGCGGACTCCTTACCGTCAAGATCATTTAGACGGGTTACAAAAACAAAAAGACGCGGGAATTCTAATTACCCTTGGCCCCACTAAAGATAATACAAAAGTCTTTGGTATTTATGAAGCAGAAAACAGCGAAAAAGTCAAGGAATTAATTGAAAATGATCCCTATTGGAAAAACGGTATTTGGACAGATTATGAAGTGAAAGAATGGATACAAGCATTTTGA
- a CDS encoding sulfite exporter TauE/SafE family protein: MEIIGFLLLGMLAGILSGLIGIGGGVLITPALIFIFKFSQQQAQGTTLALLIPPIGILAAWTYYQQGLVNWKAAILICLGFVLGGLWGAKIAVNLPTNLLEKIFGTTLIVIGLKMFFSH; the protein is encoded by the coding sequence ATGGAAATTATTGGGTTTTTATTACTAGGGATGTTGGCGGGAATTCTGAGTGGGTTAATTGGAATTGGCGGCGGTGTACTAATTACTCCCGCTTTAATTTTTATCTTCAAATTTTCTCAACAGCAAGCTCAAGGAACAACCCTGGCCTTATTAATTCCTCCCATTGGAATTTTAGCAGCTTGGACTTATTATCAACAAGGATTAGTCAACTGGAAAGCTGCTATTCTAATTTGTTTAGGCTTTGTCTTAGGAGGCTTATGGGGAGCTAAAATTGCGGTCAACTTGCCCACAAATCTCCTTGAAAAAATCTTTGGAACCACTTTAATTGTGATTGGATTAAAAATGTTTTTCTCTCATTAA
- the corA gene encoding magnesium/cobalt transporter CorA: MNNQSFSHRINSLSPLNQKSYDNNYLNYRHSDPGSMPGTLRIAQDAQPTEISLIDYTPEQAIQQNNLTPQDCLSYLNDSSVSWFDIAGLGSEEILQQLADIFQLDSYLLEDVVNVPQRPKIEEFPEQLLIVTQMVILKPNGQSFWLEQVSLVVANNYVISFQEEPFKDCFDLVRDRILNNKGKIRSLGTDYLAYALWDAIIDGYYPIIEAFRERVATLEEEVLFNASLKTLEKIYTAKKELLFLHRAIWPQRNALEFLIQENTKFLNKIVRVGLKDCYDHTLQVSESLHSGDELLESLLNLYLSSVSNKTNEVMKLLTIVSTIFIPLTFIAGIYGMNFNPEASPFNMPELNWYWGYPLCLGVMLGISLTSILFFWRRGWFKPQFPRKTRFHFPSERSH, encoded by the coding sequence ATGAATAATCAATCATTTTCCCACAGAATAAACTCTTTATCTCCTTTAAATCAAAAATCTTACGATAATAATTATCTTAATTATCGTCATAGTGATCCAGGTTCAATGCCAGGAACCCTACGCATTGCCCAAGATGCTCAACCTACGGAAATTAGCTTAATTGATTATACCCCAGAACAAGCAATTCAACAGAATAATTTAACGCCACAAGATTGTCTTTCATATCTTAATGATTCTTCGGTTTCTTGGTTTGATATTGCTGGTTTAGGGAGTGAAGAAATCTTACAACAACTCGCAGATATTTTTCAATTAGATAGCTATTTATTGGAAGATGTGGTCAATGTTCCTCAACGGCCTAAAATTGAGGAATTTCCTGAGCAATTATTGATCGTTACTCAAATGGTTATTCTTAAACCTAATGGACAAAGTTTTTGGCTTGAACAAGTTAGTTTAGTTGTGGCAAATAATTATGTTATCTCCTTTCAAGAAGAACCTTTTAAAGATTGTTTTGATCTCGTTCGTGATCGCATTCTTAATAATAAGGGAAAAATTCGCAGTTTGGGAACAGATTACTTAGCTTATGCGCTTTGGGATGCCATTATTGATGGATATTATCCGATTATAGAAGCATTTCGAGAACGAGTTGCTACCTTAGAAGAAGAGGTTTTATTTAATGCTAGTCTTAAAACTTTAGAGAAGATTTATACTGCCAAAAAAGAGTTACTATTTTTACATCGTGCAATCTGGCCACAACGCAATGCTTTAGAATTTTTAATTCAAGAAAATACCAAGTTTTTAAACAAAATAGTTCGGGTGGGTTTAAAAGATTGTTATGATCACACCTTACAAGTAAGTGAAAGCTTGCATTCTGGTGATGAACTCCTTGAAAGCTTGTTAAATCTCTATTTATCTTCTGTTAGTAATAAAACTAATGAGGTGATGAAATTATTAACCATTGTTTCTACAATTTTTATTCCTTTAACGTTTATTGCGGGAATTTATGGCATGAATTTTAATCCAGAAGCTTCTCCTTTTAATATGCCAGAACTTAATTGGTATTGGGGGTATCCTCTCTGTTTAGGGGTAATGTTAGGTATTTCTTTAACCTCGATTCTTTTCTTTTGGCGTAGGGGATGGTTTAAGCCGCAATTTCCTCGCAAAACCCGCTTTCATTTTCCCTCTGAAAGAAGTCATTAA
- a CDS encoding FAD-dependent oxidoreductase, whose translation MNQLQPAFTSSMISRRIALKLLGLGTLGTLVGYSRFSKPKPSIYQQDSLSLPYQLNQQKSVVVVGAGLAGLACAYELSQRGFKVILLEKSANLGGKIASWTIEFGQESFQMEHGFHGFFPQYYNLKSIINDLKIKDNFKSLDFYSVVFSPETYSYQPEIFYPSHSAFPWNIIDLAFWSKNCLKWGINLTNINHWQVFQAIAGFQIPKSFDQLDNIAVTDWVKNGFPQGLYDLYFLPFAKSTLNSPDTLSTGELLQFFHFYFFGNPEGLAFNGTKDDMGTSLVNPIVTAIKKQGNEVISEANINQITCENGIITSLNYQSGMAKNNVAFWVDKNPILSNKELTYYGASDRVFLETAKNQETISLTCTHQGCTVNKQEDGTFLCPCHGALYDQQGKVLKGPAKQNLSRYKIQQKNEKSAQLITAHPNSLETPKTLEADYYVIATDVPGIKHLWQLIEGDINPDFTQNIEQLAIANPFAVARFWFDQDFDWKYSDFTSISGYKLIDSITLYHHIQTQFIEWAKKTGGSVVELHAYGYKEQEFPTQEALLNTFEQELYEIVPELKKAKVLHRELVNQKNFSGYPPNSYNYRPQTTTEINNLFLAGDWVKMPFPCGLMERAVSSGLLAANEILHQEGLQRRKILTVRPEGLLNI comes from the coding sequence ATGAATCAATTGCAACCTGCTTTTACATCGTCGATGATTTCTCGCCGCATTGCCTTAAAACTCTTAGGCTTAGGAACCCTAGGAACCCTGGTCGGTTATTCCCGTTTTAGTAAGCCGAAACCTTCTATTTATCAACAAGATAGTTTAAGTTTACCCTATCAATTAAATCAGCAAAAATCTGTGGTTGTGGTTGGGGCCGGTTTAGCGGGTTTAGCTTGTGCTTATGAATTGAGTCAACGGGGATTTAAGGTAATTTTATTAGAAAAATCAGCCAATTTAGGTGGTAAAATTGCTAGTTGGACAATTGAATTTGGTCAAGAATCTTTTCAGATGGAACACGGATTTCATGGCTTTTTTCCTCAATATTATAATCTTAAAAGTATCATTAATGACTTAAAAATTAAAGATAATTTTAAATCTTTAGATTTCTATTCAGTTGTTTTTAGTCCAGAAACTTACAGTTATCAACCAGAAATATTTTATCCGAGTCATTCTGCTTTTCCTTGGAATATTATTGATTTGGCCTTTTGGTCAAAAAATTGCCTTAAATGGGGCATCAATTTAACGAATATTAATCATTGGCAAGTTTTTCAAGCGATTGCTGGATTTCAAATTCCTAAAAGTTTTGATCAGTTAGATAATATTGCTGTGACTGACTGGGTAAAAAATGGTTTTCCTCAAGGACTTTATGATTTATATTTTTTACCCTTTGCTAAATCAACTTTGAATTCCCCTGATACTTTAAGCACCGGAGAATTATTACAATTTTTTCATTTTTATTTCTTTGGAAACCCGGAAGGATTAGCTTTTAATGGGACAAAAGATGATATGGGAACTAGCTTGGTTAACCCTATAGTAACAGCGATTAAAAAACAGGGTAATGAAGTCATTTCAGAAGCAAATATCAATCAAATTACTTGTGAAAATGGAATCATTACTTCCTTAAATTATCAATCAGGAATGGCTAAAAATAATGTTGCTTTTTGGGTTGACAAAAATCCCATTTTAAGTAATAAGGAATTGACTTATTATGGAGCAAGTGATCGCGTTTTTTTGGAGACAGCAAAAAATCAAGAAACTATTTCCCTAACTTGTACTCATCAAGGTTGTACCGTCAATAAACAAGAAGATGGCACGTTTTTATGTCCCTGTCATGGTGCATTATATGATCAACAAGGAAAGGTATTAAAAGGCCCAGCAAAACAGAATTTATCTCGCTATAAAATTCAACAAAAAAATGAGAAATCAGCACAATTAATCACCGCGCATCCGAACTCATTAGAAACCCCCAAAACCCTAGAAGCAGATTATTATGTAATCGCCACTGATGTACCAGGAATTAAACATTTATGGCAGTTAATAGAAGGAGATATTAACCCTGATTTTACTCAAAATATTGAACAATTAGCGATTGCAAATCCCTTTGCCGTTGCACGGTTTTGGTTTGATCAAGATTTTGACTGGAAATATAGTGATTTTACCTCCATTTCTGGTTATAAACTTATCGATAGTATTACCTTATATCACCATATTCAAACTCAGTTTATTGAGTGGGCGAAAAAGACAGGGGGAAGTGTGGTGGAATTACACGCTTATGGTTACAAAGAACAAGAATTTCCGACCCAAGAAGCCTTATTAAATACCTTTGAACAAGAACTCTATGAAATTGTTCCAGAATTAAAGAAAGCTAAAGTATTGCATAGAGAATTGGTTAATCAGAAAAACTTTTCAGGATACCCACCCAATAGTTATAATTATCGTCCACAAACAACAACGGAAATAAATAACTTATTCTTAGCAGGAGATTGGGTCAAAATGCCTTTTCCTTGTGGTTTAATGGAAAGAGCCGTTAGTAGTGGATTATTAGCAGCCAATGAAATTTTACATCAAGAAGGACTACAAAGACGCAAAATACTAACAGTAAGACCAGAAGGTTTACTCAATATTTGA